The nucleotide window TCCGCGCCGGACCGTCCGAGCCGCGCGGCCTCGGTGCGGGCGGTCTCGGCGCGCTCGTCCAGCCCGGCGATGTCGTGCGGCAGCCAGCACGCCGAGACGTGCCCGGTGCCCGGGTCCAGGCGGGGCTCGCCCGCCGGGTCCAGCGGCGGCTCGTCCACCGGGCAGCGGTCCATGACGTACGGGCAGCGCGGATGGAACACGCACCCGGACGGCAGGTTGATCAGGCTCGGCGGCTGCCCGCTGATCGTCTGCAGCCGGTCCCCGCCGGTGGGCGACGGCACCGACTCCAGCAGGCCCTTGGTGTAGGGGTGGTGCGGCCGGTAGTAGAGGTCGCGGCGGCCCGCGACCTCGGCCGGACGCCCCCCGTACATGACGAGCACCTCGTCGGCCATGTCGGCGATCACGCCGAGATCGTGGGTGATCATGATGAGGGCGGTGTCGAACTCGCGCTGCAGCCGCCGCATCAGGTCGAGGATCTGCGCCTGGACGGTCGCGTCCAGCGCCGTCGTGGGCTCGTCGGCGATGATCAGCTTGGGGTTGAGCGCCAGCGCCATCGCGATCATCGCGCGCTGGCGCATCCCGCCGGAGAACTGGTGCGGGTAGTCGTCCGCGCGCCGGTCCGGACGGGGGATGCCGACCAGCCCGAGCATCTCCACCGCCCGCTTGCGGGCCTGGTCGCGCGTCGCCTTGGAGTCGTGCGCGCGGATCATCTCCTCGATCTGGCGGCCGACCTTGTACAGCGGGTGCAGGCTGGACAGCGGGTCCTGGAAGATCATGCCGATCTCGGCGCCGCGCAGCTCGCGCATCCGCCGGTCGGAGACCGTCAGGAGGTCCTGGCCCTCGAACAGCGCCCGGCCGGTGACGCGGGCGCCCGGGGTGAGGCGCATCAGCGTCTGCGTCGCGACGCTCTTGCCGGAGCCGGACTCGCCGACGATGCCGAGCGTCCGG belongs to Actinomadura rubteroloni and includes:
- a CDS encoding ABC transporter ATP-binding protein; this encodes MTLLQVTDLRVSFDTPDGVVRAVRGMSFALDRGRTLGIVGESGSGKSVATQTLMRLTPGARVTGRALFEGQDLLTVSDRRMRELRGAEIGMIFQDPLSSLHPLYKVGRQIEEMIRAHDSKATRDQARKRAVEMLGLVGIPRPDRRADDYPHQFSGGMRQRAMIAMALALNPKLIIADEPTTALDATVQAQILDLMRRLQREFDTALIMITHDLGVIADMADEVLVMYGGRPAEVAGRRDLYYRPHHPYTKGLLESVPSPTGGDRLQTISGQPPSLINLPSGCVFHPRCPYVMDRCPVDEPPLDPAGEPRLDPGTGHVSACWLPHDIAGLDERAETARTEAARLGRSGADGGNGR